Proteins co-encoded in one Erwinia sp. genomic window:
- the xerC_1 gene encoding Tyrosine recombinase XerC (ID:JIFNMEKO_01657;~source:Prodigal:2.6), whose translation MDGSYAVPSVNMAQSVFRGLAQTAFNLNCLEADTLARIRAVKRVNGDNQRKGSTLSREDVRALIQAAKRHAQRIRCCRDAAIVMTLCGAGLRSGERVSLERRDYDNGILTVRQGKGCKYREIYVAAPELKFTSAILRVPGSVEQTRTLMD comes from the coding sequence ATGGATGGCAGTTACGCCGTGCCGTCGGTGAATATGGCGCAGTCAGTATTTCGGGGCCTCGCGCAGACGGCCTTTAACCTCAATTGCCTGGAGGCGGACACACTTGCCCGTATCCGGGCAGTTAAGCGCGTAAATGGCGATAATCAGCGCAAGGGCAGTACACTTAGCCGGGAAGACGTTCGCGCGCTTATTCAGGCTGCTAAACGGCACGCTCAACGTATTCGTTGTTGTCGTGATGCCGCCATTGTAATGACGCTTTGCGGTGCGGGTTTGCGGTCCGGGGAGCGGGTCAGCCTTGAGCGTCGGGACTATGACAATGGCATCCTTACAGTCAGGCAGGGGAAGGGGTGTAAATACCGGGAGATATACGTGGCAGCACCGGAGTTAAAGTTTACTTCTGCAATCCTCAGAGTCCCTGGCAGCGTGGAACAAACGAGAACACTAATGGACTAA
- the ygeA gene encoding Putative racemase YgeA (ID:JIFNMEKO_01658;~source:Prodigal:2.6), whose amino-acid sequence MLSEITTPLNGAIIMKTIGLLGGMSWESTLSYYKAINEGVRQQLGGLSSAKIILNSVDFAEIETRQHAGDWPATAQILMQAAQAVERAGADFLLICINTMHKVEPQISGSIAIPVVHIADATALRLREDGITRVRLLGTRFTMEEDFYTSRLTEKFDLQVVTPDQEARNQVHQIIYNELCQGIVREKFRQIYQQSLTLCKRKDARL is encoded by the coding sequence ATGCTGAGCGAAATAACCACTCCATTAAATGGTGCCATCATAATGAAAACTATCGGGTTGCTGGGTGGAATGAGTTGGGAATCAACGCTCAGCTACTACAAAGCGATTAATGAAGGAGTGCGTCAGCAGCTGGGCGGCTTAAGCTCCGCAAAGATTATCCTCAACAGTGTCGATTTTGCTGAGATAGAAACACGACAACATGCAGGTGACTGGCCAGCCACAGCACAAATATTGATGCAGGCAGCACAAGCAGTTGAACGTGCTGGCGCAGATTTTCTGTTGATCTGTATTAATACCATGCACAAAGTTGAACCACAAATCAGTGGCAGCATTGCCATTCCGGTAGTGCATATTGCGGATGCAACAGCTCTGCGTCTGCGTGAGGATGGGATCACTCGTGTCAGGTTGCTGGGAACCCGCTTTACCATGGAAGAGGACTTTTACACTTCACGACTGACAGAAAAATTTGACCTGCAGGTCGTAACGCCAGATCAAGAGGCGCGCAATCAGGTACATCAAATTATTTACAATGAACTGTGTCAGGGCATTGTACGTGAAAAGTTCCGGCAAATTTACCAGCAATCATTAACACTCTGCAAGCGCAAGGATGCCAGGCTGTAA
- the allD gene encoding Ureidoglycolate dehydrogenase (NAD(+)) (ID:JIFNMEKO_01659;~source:Prodigal:2.6): MKIDKMTLHGLIARKLSRAGLKKDDAIIMADVLLFAESRGIASHGAVRVEYYAERIFKGGMSRDPDSVFEKTGPCSAILHGDNGPGMVLAKQAMEHAITMAQQQGIAVVGVKRMSHSGAISYYTHMAAEAGLIGLAMCQSDPMVVPFGGADIYYGTNPIAFSAPAREKILTFDMATSVQAWGKILDMRARNKPIPDTWAVDARGKPTTDPHQVRGLLPIAGAKGYGLMMMVDLLSGVLLGLPFGRSVSSMYADLSKGRDLGQLNIVINPAFFGDRAQFLDNVQQVMEELTQLTPAENAGRVMYPGEIADLEQQRTDREGIDIVEAIYAYLMSDAVWINSCDGKDPFAENRPMT, encoded by the coding sequence ATGAAGATTGATAAAATGACACTGCATGGCTTGATAGCGAGGAAACTTTCTCGGGCCGGGCTGAAGAAGGATGATGCGATAATCATGGCGGATGTGTTGCTGTTCGCAGAGTCACGTGGTATCGCCTCCCATGGCGCAGTGCGTGTGGAATATTATGCCGAGCGCATTTTTAAGGGCGGGATGAGCCGGGATCCTGACTCTGTATTTGAAAAAACCGGCCCCTGTAGCGCGATTTTACATGGTGATAACGGTCCCGGGATGGTACTGGCAAAGCAGGCGATGGAACACGCCATCACTATGGCACAGCAGCAGGGTATTGCGGTGGTTGGAGTAAAAAGAATGAGCCACAGCGGGGCGATCTCATATTATACCCACATGGCTGCTGAGGCCGGGTTGATAGGGCTGGCGATGTGTCAGTCCGATCCGATGGTGGTACCTTTTGGCGGTGCCGATATCTACTATGGCACTAATCCTATTGCTTTCTCGGCACCCGCTCGTGAAAAGATTCTGACGTTTGATATGGCAACCTCGGTGCAGGCCTGGGGAAAAATTCTCGATATGCGGGCGCGAAATAAACCAATTCCCGATACGTGGGCTGTTGATGCCCGAGGTAAACCAACCACTGATCCCCATCAGGTCCGCGGATTGCTGCCAATTGCAGGCGCGAAAGGATATGGTTTGATGATGATGGTTGATCTGTTGTCCGGCGTCTTACTCGGGTTGCCTTTCGGTCGAAGTGTCAGTTCGATGTATGCTGATCTCAGCAAAGGTCGTGATCTTGGGCAGCTTAATATTGTAATTAATCCAGCCTTTTTCGGTGACAGGGCACAATTCCTTGATAATGTGCAGCAGGTTATGGAAGAGTTGACGCAGCTTACACCAGCAGAAAATGCCGGGCGTGTTATGTACCCCGGAGAGATAGCCGACCTGGAACAGCAACGGACAGATAGGGAAGGCATTGATATTGTTGAAGCGATATATGCCTACCTGATGTCTGACGCGGTGTGGATTAATTCCTGTGATGGCAAAGATCCGTTTGCTGAGAATCGACCAATGACCTGA
- the tap_1 gene encoding Methyl-accepting chemotaxis protein IV (ID:JIFNMEKO_01660;~source:Prodigal:2.6), which yields MRPPQQILIGSLNALSAQQTKSAEQIAQRSDRAIERISITLSILIILSVLATLVIGVVTVRKLSRQLGGDPTVAQHLAASIAHGDLTMPISLRENDTTSLLTSLKTMQSNLHQLVSQIQAASSSVVQASDDIVLGNSELATRSEQQAAALQQTSGNMAMLTSVVDQSADSAEQTSLMAREAALRVQQGESEIIQVVDAMSNISHSASRVRDITSTIEGIAFQTNILALNAAVEAARAGEQGKGFAVVAGEVRTLAQRSAAAAKEINTLIEQVVDQVSKGVEIAGHTRQGSVEIVAQVQKLTAAMEKIAGTSSEQRAGISQINDAIRQMDDMTSNNSAMVNTTSGSAQSLAELARALQNTVSTFRV from the coding sequence GTGCGTCCGCCACAACAAATTCTTATTGGCAGTTTAAATGCTCTGTCAGCGCAACAAACCAAAAGCGCAGAACAGATAGCGCAACGCAGCGACAGAGCAATAGAACGCATAAGTATTACGCTGAGCATTTTGATTATCTTATCTGTCCTTGCGACCCTGGTGATAGGAGTGGTGACAGTAAGAAAACTGAGTCGACAGTTGGGGGGCGATCCAACCGTTGCTCAGCATCTGGCAGCATCGATAGCTCATGGCGATTTAACCATGCCGATTTCATTACGTGAGAATGACACCACCAGCCTGCTCACCTCATTAAAAACAATGCAGAGTAATCTCCATCAGTTAGTGTCACAAATTCAGGCTGCGTCCTCTTCGGTCGTTCAGGCGAGTGACGATATTGTGCTGGGTAATAGTGAGCTTGCAACCCGTAGTGAACAGCAGGCGGCAGCGTTACAACAGACATCAGGTAATATGGCTATGCTTACTTCTGTGGTTGATCAAAGTGCAGATAGTGCTGAACAGACATCACTGATGGCGCGTGAAGCGGCACTGCGGGTACAGCAGGGGGAGTCAGAGATTATTCAGGTTGTTGACGCCATGAGCAACATATCACACAGTGCCAGTCGGGTGCGGGACATTACCTCCACCATTGAGGGTATTGCATTTCAAACCAACATACTCGCACTAAATGCCGCCGTTGAGGCAGCACGAGCAGGTGAGCAAGGCAAAGGCTTTGCCGTGGTTGCGGGAGAAGTGCGTACACTTGCTCAGCGTAGTGCTGCAGCGGCAAAAGAGATTAATACATTAATTGAACAGGTGGTTGACCAGGTCAGTAAAGGAGTTGAAATTGCGGGGCATACACGGCAAGGCAGTGTTGAAATTGTGGCTCAGGTACAAAAACTAACGGCGGCAATGGAAAAGATAGCTGGTACATCCTCTGAACAACGTGCAGGAATCTCTCAAATTAATGACGCCATCAGGCAGATGGATGATATGACCTCAAATAACAGTGCCATGGTCAATACTACCTCAGGCTCAGCGCAATCACTGGCGGAACTGGCCCGTGCCTTACAAAACACAGTATCCACATTCAGGGTGTGA
- a CDS encoding hypothetical protein (ID:JIFNMEKO_01661;~source:Prodigal:2.6) codes for MRVSTRLTVGYSLLILMFILCSVVAFRGLNQASQSMKDVVGYRLTKVTLVNDMGTTLRNMLVEIRNMALFSDQQAVENELIRFGEQKKINLQKRDALFSLIKAENSAEEIRLLDQVSGSEDAALSALNEAAGMAQRRQLEGFADFLTNKCVRHNKFLLAV; via the coding sequence ATGCGCGTATCAACCCGGCTAACAGTAGGCTATTCATTACTTATTCTGATGTTTATTCTCTGCTCAGTCGTGGCCTTTCGTGGCCTGAATCAGGCCAGCCAGAGCATGAAAGATGTAGTGGGTTACCGTTTAACTAAGGTGACACTGGTCAACGATATGGGTACAACACTGCGCAATATGTTAGTTGAAATCAGAAATATGGCACTGTTTTCTGATCAACAAGCAGTAGAAAATGAATTAATACGTTTCGGCGAGCAGAAGAAAATTAACCTGCAAAAGCGCGATGCGCTGTTCTCGCTGATTAAAGCTGAAAACAGCGCCGAAGAGATTCGGCTGCTGGACCAGGTAAGCGGAAGTGAAGACGCCGCTTTATCGGCACTTAACGAAGCTGCTGGCATGGCACAGCGACGCCAGCTGGAGGGTTTTGCGGATTTTCTGACCAATAAGTGCGTCCGCCACAACAAATTCTTATTGGCAGTTTAA
- the fsr_1 gene encoding Fosmidomycin resistance protein (ID:JIFNMEKO_01662;~source:Prodigal:2.6): MERTATVTAPKTYLAVLIVLAGTHFINDLIQSLIPAMYPLLREQYQLDFIQIGMITLTFQIAGSLLQPVIGAVTDRHSFPYSSVAGMLFTLSGLLGLAYAPQYHFILLSAAAIGVGSSIFHPEATRMARYAAGGRQGLAQGIFQVGGQLGGSL, from the coding sequence ATGGAACGCACAGCGACAGTAACTGCCCCGAAAACGTATCTTGCCGTATTGATTGTGCTTGCTGGCACCCATTTTATTAACGATCTAATCCAATCACTTATTCCCGCAATGTATCCACTGTTGCGCGAACAATATCAGTTGGATTTTATCCAAATTGGCATGATAACCCTTACCTTTCAAATTGCCGGCTCATTGTTACAGCCCGTGATTGGTGCTGTTACTGATCGCCACTCTTTTCCCTACTCTTCTGTAGCAGGAATGCTATTTACCCTTAGCGGGCTTCTCGGCCTGGCTTATGCACCGCAGTACCATTTCATTCTTCTTTCTGCTGCCGCGATTGGGGTTGGTTCATCGATTTTTCACCCTGAGGCAACACGAATGGCTCGTTATGCGGCTGGCGGAAGGCAAGGACTGGCACAGGGTATCTTCCAGGTGGGGGGACAGTTGGGTGGGTCACTCTGA
- the fsr_2 gene encoding Fosmidomycin resistance protein (ID:JIFNMEKO_01663;~source:Prodigal:2.6): MVWIARQHDQIKHHFIQLRAVKVATGSDSVSYPCSIVVPGLIVLTLLMFSKNAYIESFRSFYTFYLIDHFQVSVKTSQLTLFIFLISSALGALLGGVIGDRIGRYKIIWISILGPLPLTLILPYADFMWTVLLTIAINLIMASAFASILIYAMELAPKRMV, encoded by the coding sequence ATGGTCTGGATAGCCCGACAACATGATCAGATAAAACACCATTTTATACAACTGCGAGCGGTCAAAGTAGCTACAGGGTCAGATAGCGTCAGCTATCCCTGCTCTATTGTCGTTCCGGGGTTGATAGTGCTTACCCTGCTGATGTTTTCCAAAAATGCCTATATAGAAAGTTTTCGCTCTTTTTATACTTTTTATCTGATTGACCACTTCCAGGTTTCGGTAAAAACCTCACAACTGACGTTGTTTATTTTTCTCATTTCTTCCGCGCTGGGCGCTCTGCTGGGTGGTGTTATCGGTGATCGCATCGGACGTTATAAAATTATCTGGATCTCGATACTCGGCCCCCTGCCGCTGACACTGATACTTCCTTACGCCGATTTTATGTGGACAGTGTTACTGACTATCGCGATTAATCTCATTATGGCCAGTGCTTTTGCTTCCATTTTGATCTATGCCATGGAACTTGCACCTAAACGCATGGTTTGA
- a CDS encoding L-gulono-1,4-lactone dehydrogenase (ID:JIFNMEKO_01664;~source:Prodigal:2.6): protein MVTPYCGYPRRETTLNDDDHRLWNWANNAVLGEKKQIHQPENEQVLRQLISDAPGRIRMIGSKMSPGRMLDLSADTDIFIDLSKLSGMISSTADSATFWGGTLLQDIYTTLTDMGRMLPSSPGVIAAQTLGGALATGTHGQGLQQSSIADEALMIRMVLADGSVREFVRGDDWFPAVQSGLGALGVVTQVTLRTQPSRVYTCFKHAFNADDLEHDIAAWNHQYVLSKAWWFPEENQVHVWNSREASAEEMASYLANNNQLLSREVTSDAMNQTIDQTLEHMRSDTQIVDDNGKPFRTVTRFKDFSDVTGDIYQVFCRGIATPQINVEIGIPLSRVPDVVQKIKRWHTETQPHMHYPVIMRCTGASEAWLSPSFGEETCYFGFVVYYAEDGSLSAEGLAFLTAVEALLAEEGGKPHWGKYFDASLYDWSRCYPHWGDFLSVKTQLDPGNKFANTFIDSLFDQTGAKR from the coding sequence ATGGTAACCCCATATTGCGGATATCCGCGTCGCGAAACCACTTTAAACGATGATGATCATCGTTTATGGAACTGGGCAAACAATGCCGTTCTCGGTGAGAAAAAACAGATTCACCAGCCTGAAAATGAACAGGTTCTCCGGCAGTTGATCAGCGACGCGCCGGGTAGAATTCGCATGATCGGCAGCAAAATGTCGCCCGGAAGGATGCTGGACCTCAGTGCAGACACTGATATTTTCATCGACCTCAGCAAACTGAGCGGCATGATAAGTTCAACAGCAGACAGTGCCACTTTTTGGGGAGGCACTCTATTACAAGACATATACACAACATTAACCGACATGGGGCGAATGCTCCCCTCTTCACCGGGTGTTATCGCCGCACAAACTCTCGGCGGCGCACTGGCAACAGGCACTCATGGCCAGGGATTACAACAGAGCTCCATCGCTGATGAAGCCTTAATGATTCGCATGGTATTAGCTGATGGTTCAGTGCGTGAATTTGTCCGTGGTGATGACTGGTTTCCAGCTGTGCAGTCAGGTCTCGGCGCGTTAGGTGTGGTCACACAGGTTACTCTGCGTACCCAGCCCTCACGTGTTTATACCTGTTTCAAACATGCGTTTAATGCAGACGATCTTGAGCATGATATTGCAGCATGGAATCACCAATATGTACTGAGCAAAGCCTGGTGGTTTCCTGAAGAAAATCAAGTTCATGTATGGAATTCACGCGAAGCATCAGCCGAAGAGATGGCCAGTTATCTGGCAAACAACAACCAGTTGCTTTCCCGCGAAGTCACCAGTGACGCAATGAATCAAACCATCGATCAAACTCTTGAGCACATGCGCAGTGACACTCAGATTGTTGATGATAATGGTAAACCCTTCCGCACGGTAACACGCTTTAAAGATTTTTCGGATGTCACGGGTGATATCTATCAGGTGTTTTGTCGCGGCATTGCCACGCCACAAATTAATGTTGAAATAGGTATTCCATTATCGCGTGTCCCCGACGTTGTGCAGAAAATCAAACGCTGGCATACCGAAACCCAGCCACACATGCATTATCCGGTAATTATGCGCTGTACGGGTGCTTCGGAAGCCTGGTTAAGTCCCTCATTTGGCGAAGAGACCTGTTACTTTGGTTTTGTGGTCTATTATGCCGAAGATGGTTCTCTCTCTGCTGAAGGCCTGGCATTTTTAACTGCCGTGGAGGCTTTGTTAGCGGAAGAAGGCGGAAAACCACACTGGGGTAAATATTTTGATGCTTCACTGTATGACTGGTCGCGCTGTTACCCACACTGGGGTGATTTTCTTTCTGTCAAAACACAACTTGACCCTGGAAATAAATTCGCTAACACCTTTATTGATTCTTTATTCGATCAAACAGGAGCCAAGCGATGA
- a CDS encoding hypothetical protein (ID:JIFNMEKO_01665;~source:Prodigal:2.6) has product MNAWTTLLTQPEYLIGVEALLTSLKKVQSRYPLVVLVTPSISEADRQQLISRGALLHEVTPLRPREGAEENYANARFAEVWSKLAVWQLTDYQRVVFLDADMLVINNMDELFDLALDEGQIAACHACRCNPERIASYPESWQPDNCFYSWCTGIEHTEQTDKVDNYLNGGLLVLKPDQQVYDDMVAKLHSYDDLKKFIFAEQDFLNEYYHQRWKPLPYIYNALKTLPFQHPDMWSLGDVKNLHFIIDKPWEKKPRPGERFYGLHNLWWDIVKN; this is encoded by the coding sequence ATGAATGCCTGGACCACGCTACTTACACAGCCGGAATATCTTATCGGCGTTGAAGCGCTGTTGACTTCACTGAAAAAAGTACAAAGTCGCTATCCACTGGTGGTGCTGGTCACTCCGTCTATCTCTGAGGCTGACCGTCAGCAACTTATCAGCAGGGGTGCATTACTCCACGAAGTTACACCACTGCGTCCTCGTGAGGGCGCGGAAGAAAATTATGCAAACGCGCGGTTTGCTGAGGTCTGGAGTAAACTGGCTGTCTGGCAATTGACAGATTACCAGCGTGTCGTCTTTCTCGATGCGGATATGCTGGTGATTAATAATATGGACGAACTGTTTGATCTGGCTCTGGATGAGGGTCAGATTGCCGCCTGCCATGCCTGTCGCTGTAATCCAGAACGCATCGCCAGTTACCCGGAAAGCTGGCAACCGGATAACTGTTTTTACAGCTGGTGTACAGGCATCGAACATACGGAGCAGACGGATAAGGTTGATAATTACCTCAACGGTGGCCTGTTAGTCCTGAAACCCGACCAGCAAGTTTATGACGACATGGTGGCGAAATTACACAGTTATGATGATCTGAAAAAATTTATTTTCGCCGAGCAGGATTTTCTTAACGAGTACTACCATCAGCGATGGAAACCATTGCCCTATATCTATAATGCATTAAAAACTCTGCCGTTCCAGCACCCTGATATGTGGTCTCTTGGGGACGTTAAAAATCTACACTTCATCATTGACAAGCCCTGGGAGAAAAAACCCCGACCAGGTGAACGTTTCTATGGGCTGCATAATTTATGGTGGGATATTGTTAAAAACTGA
- a CDS encoding hypothetical protein (ID:JIFNMEKO_01666;~source:Prodigal:2.6), translating to MPGRKRGIAGICHNRGYCVTENRQEKKDIRIVPFESAFSTQAAALSKKVGWPHREEDWLAALQLGAGIAALADDKLVGTALYWRWGQNYASLGLVIVDPAWQGRGIGHQLVGSIVTLLSDCTIRLSATSAGQTLYEKHGFVAQGHMQQWQCLSLPRVQSPELSEKQVLREASHDDLLRLTQLDFSAHGQYRPRLLSSLLQGEPRVIVLEEQRKVQAYAVMRRFGLGQMIGPVVSQTLSQAQQLMAYLMATQQGCFVRSDIVEETGLGVWMQESGLQQRDRTAIMVRGSGWQATGMRNIAVMSQAMG from the coding sequence TTGCCAGGAAGAAAACGGGGAATCGCAGGAATATGCCATAATCGAGGGTACTGCGTTACTGAAAACCGGCAGGAAAAAAAGGATATCCGGATTGTACCTTTTGAATCTGCTTTTAGTACACAAGCTGCTGCTCTCAGCAAGAAGGTTGGCTGGCCTCATCGTGAAGAGGACTGGCTTGCTGCGTTGCAACTGGGGGCGGGAATTGCGGCACTGGCAGATGATAAGCTGGTAGGGACTGCACTCTACTGGCGTTGGGGGCAGAATTATGCCTCTCTGGGGTTGGTTATAGTTGATCCTGCCTGGCAGGGACGAGGTATCGGACATCAACTGGTTGGCAGTATCGTGACACTATTATCGGATTGTACAATCAGACTTAGCGCAACCTCCGCCGGACAGACTTTGTATGAGAAACATGGTTTCGTTGCTCAGGGACATATGCAACAGTGGCAGTGTTTGTCATTACCTCGGGTCCAATCACCTGAGCTCAGTGAAAAACAAGTGCTGAGAGAGGCGAGTCACGATGATCTCTTGAGGCTGACTCAATTAGATTTTTCAGCCCACGGGCAGTATCGTCCCCGGTTACTTTCATCGTTACTTCAGGGCGAGCCGCGCGTTATTGTCCTTGAAGAACAAAGAAAGGTTCAGGCCTATGCTGTGATGCGGCGTTTTGGTCTTGGTCAGATGATAGGCCCGGTGGTCAGCCAGACGTTGTCTCAGGCACAACAGCTGATGGCTTATCTTATGGCAACCCAGCAGGGATGTTTCGTCAGGAGTGACATTGTCGAAGAGACGGGGCTCGGAGTGTGGATGCAGGAATCAGGGCTGCAACAGCGGGATCGTACAGCGATAATGGTACGCGGAAGTGGCTGGCAGGCCACAGGGATGAGAAATATAGCGGTGATGAGCCAGGCAATGGGCTAG
- a CDS encoding hypothetical protein (ID:JIFNMEKO_01667;~source:Prodigal:2.6), translated as MKEPLYLIGNGQYPGKEIVLTHLAEMNLYLPAAHHALRQRIDELFALRHLPLHIIGEIESLETLTAALSGGNGVSIVPESAALALQNAGKVWASRITSPHVNLHYTLNVSASRVLSAQARSVKNLLVSQIRKPMIMDRELLLVS; from the coding sequence TTGAAAGAACCGCTATATTTGATCGGGAATGGACAATATCCGGGTAAAGAAATTGTTCTGACACACCTGGCAGAAATGAATTTGTACTTACCAGCTGCTCATCATGCTTTACGGCAACGTATTGACGAGCTGTTCGCACTCCGTCACCTTCCTTTGCACATTATTGGTGAAATCGAGTCTCTGGAAACCCTTACTGCTGCACTTTCAGGTGGCAATGGTGTCAGTATCGTACCGGAATCGGCAGCACTGGCACTGCAAAATGCCGGAAAAGTATGGGCATCTCGAATTACCAGTCCGCATGTCAATCTGCATTACACCTTGAATGTTTCAGCCAGCCGGGTACTTTCGGCTCAGGCACGAAGCGTGAAAAATTTACTGGTTTCTCAGATTAGAAAACCAATGATCATGGACCGCGAGCTGTTACTGGTCAGTTAG
- the tsaR gene encoding HTH-type transcriptional regulator TsaR (ID:JIFNMEKO_01668;~source:Prodigal:2.6), protein MNLRRLKYFVKIVEIGSLTQAAEVLHIAQPALSQQVATLEGELKQQLLHRTKRGVTPTDVGQVLYNHACAILRQCEQAQTEVINSGQQLKGKVMIGLASGSVACSLIMPLLQSVREQ, encoded by the coding sequence ATGAATTTACGGCGACTTAAATACTTTGTAAAAATTGTCGAAATCGGTAGCCTGACCCAGGCGGCAGAAGTTCTGCACATTGCCCAACCTGCGTTAAGTCAGCAGGTTGCAACTCTTGAGGGAGAACTGAAACAACAGTTATTGCATCGCACAAAAAGAGGGGTTACGCCTACAGACGTAGGACAGGTATTGTATAACCATGCTTGTGCTATTTTGCGTCAGTGTGAGCAGGCACAAACTGAAGTAATCAATAGCGGACAACAGCTCAAAGGGAAGGTGATGATTGGCCTGGCGTCAGGCTCAGTAGCGTGCTCGTTGATTATGCCATTATTACAGAGCGTGCGTGAGCAGTAA
- the intA_3 gene encoding Prophage integrase IntA (ID:JIFNMEKO_01670;~source:Prodigal:2.6), which yields MSLTDIKAKNAKPLEKENKLTDGFGMFLRVTPKGSKYWQMAHRFEGKQKLYSIGVYPAVSLADARQRRDEARRLLAQGIDPNAKKQAELKELKAKRDKTRTFTVVAKSWFATKTKWSQDYGDAVLKRLETYVFPAIGDKDVAELDTGDLLVPVKKVEALGYLEVATRIQQYITAILRHAVQQKLIRHNPAYDMEGAVQKPQTEHRPALELEEIPQLLKKITEYKGRRLTILAIQLNLMIFIRSSELRFARWSEIDFKSKLWVIPEQREVIENVKHSTCGAKIKRKHFVPLCKQAMKILKEIQQLTYEEGHDDGLIFAGCYDSFKPMSENTINKALRNMGYDTKQDICGHGFRTLACSALIESGLWSEDAVELQMSHKESNSVRAAYTHKAKHLD from the coding sequence ATGTCACTGACTGATATTAAAGCAAAAAATGCAAAACCCCTTGAGAAGGAAAACAAGCTAACTGATGGCTTTGGTATGTTCCTTCGTGTAACCCCTAAAGGTTCCAAATACTGGCAAATGGCACACCGCTTCGAAGGGAAGCAAAAACTCTATTCTATAGGTGTCTACCCTGCTGTTTCACTTGCAGATGCAAGACAACGCCGTGATGAGGCCAGAAGGCTTCTTGCTCAGGGCATTGACCCTAATGCAAAGAAACAGGCAGAGCTTAAAGAGCTAAAAGCCAAGCGTGATAAGACGCGCACCTTCACTGTGGTGGCAAAATCTTGGTTTGCCACGAAAACTAAATGGTCACAAGATTACGGTGATGCCGTATTGAAACGTCTTGAAACCTATGTATTCCCGGCTATTGGCGATAAAGATGTTGCTGAACTGGATACGGGTGACTTGTTGGTTCCGGTGAAAAAGGTTGAGGCACTTGGTTATCTTGAAGTTGCCACGCGCATTCAACAATACATTACTGCGATCCTACGCCATGCTGTCCAGCAAAAACTGATACGCCATAACCCCGCCTATGATATGGAAGGTGCTGTACAGAAACCGCAGACTGAACACCGCCCTGCACTGGAGCTGGAAGAAATACCCCAACTACTTAAAAAAATAACCGAATACAAAGGCCGCAGGTTAACCATACTGGCAATCCAGCTCAATCTGATGATTTTCATTCGCTCCAGTGAGCTTCGTTTCGCTCGCTGGTCTGAAATTGATTTCAAAAGTAAGTTATGGGTGATACCGGAACAGCGGGAAGTAATTGAAAACGTCAAACATTCGACTTGTGGGGCTAAAATTAAGCGTAAGCACTTCGTTCCCCTTTGTAAGCAAGCCATGAAGATACTGAAAGAGATCCAACAACTGACTTATGAAGAAGGTCATGATGACGGATTAATCTTTGCTGGCTGTTATGACTCGTTTAAGCCTATGAGCGAAAACACCATCAATAAAGCCCTTCGCAATATGGGCTATGATACGAAGCAGGACATCTGTGGACACGGTTTCCGCACACTGGCCTGTAGTGCCTTAATTGAGTCTGGTTTATGGTCAGAAGACGCTGTAGAGCTTCAAATGAGCCATAAGGAAAGCAATAGTGTCCGGGCTGCTTATACGCATAAAGCCAAGCACCTTGACTAG
- a CDS encoding hypothetical protein (ID:JIFNMEKO_01671;~source:Prodigal:2.6) has translation MDMQKETIFSEVETANSKQIAVLKANFPQCFDRNGVFIQEKLLEIVKSSDVELPKSHTA, from the coding sequence ATGGATATGCAAAAAGAAACGATTTTTTCAGAAGTTGAAACTGCTAACAGTAAGCAAATTGCTGTTTTAAAGGCTAACTTTCCGCAGTGTTTTGATAGAAACGGGGTTTTCATTCAAGAAAAGTTGCTTGAGATCGTCAAATCATCGGATGTTGAACTCCCAAAGAGTCATACAGCTTAA